From Pseudorca crassidens isolate mPseCra1 chromosome 7, mPseCra1.hap1, whole genome shotgun sequence, a single genomic window includes:
- the LOC137228371 gene encoding LOW QUALITY PROTEIN: NUT family member 2G-like (The sequence of the model RefSeq protein was modified relative to this genomic sequence to represent the inferred CDS: inserted 2 bases in 1 codon), protein MASEGASPVLGTDVVMNLGASLSDSMAVLYPPPIPGAQHRPPWGQHLPPAITPAFPPGSSQLLPAFPTMPLVANGGCGPSAPGACNLTVQVRSQGRPVEAPQTQTFIVTRGPLTWSAPGALSGTTACPPPVFLASPAMETIVTAPAVGVTQAGKGGWTPGFPPQAPPPAAQLVPIIRPVNSGPWPHGTSREGSLATNQPYASQGDCSNPQSVYSNFRRWQRLKPLARRHLPQSPDAEALSCFLIPVLRSLARLKPSMTLEWGLCRAVQEWQRISNVDRMIYYKIAEKVACASVTPRFMEFEAEDEMQIQKWQWMQCAQDLPPPAPPKLDPRGPPAPKVGLQPACAPRMSGPRAQPSRPKPHSSQQPPEPKASKEIPPEAVREYMDIMDALVGPVHSATGESDVEGGEDGNELKQEEDGIYSDPGLLSYIDKLCSQEDFVTKVEAVIHPRFLAELLSPDAQLDXLALAEELEQEAGLTPEELVQKRLLALKEDEGVGAAPSHGAPGMRSSPSEPDAGQGAQRHDQDPHPGVSDEACPPEIDSEAPHRLIQTDTGLCRPKAFVPSRGRQEVSPFRAGPPSPPQGQRRTAPLRGPRDASVLREASPVREARGPRDGSGEDEEELPSLAFLFGSLQSLLPGWVSQSPAHASGLASPGGWTARSAPHAPSRQRRGLSPAPPAALKSRKRALCGRPASAEKLPIPGAGLGVSGRPALALGPARPSQPRKRKRDPCVTEKTRKRRRNTAGSREQLGRPSRARPQGDPRGSLGASRHPSADPG, encoded by the exons atggcttcagaagGAG CATCTCCAGTGCTGGGAACGGATGTCGTCATGAACCTTGGTGCCTCCTTGTCTGATTCCATGGCAGTGCTCTATCCTCCACCCATTCCTGGCGCCCAGCACCGGCCACCCTGGGGGCAGCACCTGCCACCTGCCATCACCCCAGCATTCCCTCCTGGCAGCAGCCAGCTGCTGCCAGCTTTCCCCACGATGCCTTTGGTGGCTAATGGTGGCTGTGGACCCAGTGCCCCTGGGGCTTGCAACCTCACTGTGCAAGTCAGGTCACAAGGGAGGCCAGTGGAGGCGCCCCAGACTCAGACCTTTATCGTAACTCGGGGCCCCCtcacctggagcgctccaggggccCTCAGCGGGACTACTGCATGTCCTCCACCAGTATTCTTAGCATCCCCTGCGATGGAGACCATTGTGACTGCTCCAGCTGTTGGAGTTACTCAGGCTGGCAAGGGAGGCTGGACCCCAGGCTTTCCTCCTCAAGCTCCACCACCAGCTGCCCAGCTGGTCCCCATCATTCGCCCAGTGAACTCTGGGCCTTGGCCACATGGCACTTCCAGGGAGGGCAGCCTGGCCACCAACCAGCCCTACGCCTCGCAGGGTGACTGCTCTAACCCCCAGAGCGTGTACAGTAACTTCCGACGTTGGCAGCGCCTCAAGCCACTGGCGCGGAGACACCTTCCCCAGAGTCCTGATGCAGAAGCTCTGTCCTGCTTTCTCAT CCCAGTGCTTCGATCCCTGGCCCGCCTGAAGCCCAGCATGACGCTGGAGTGGGGACTGTGCAGGGCCGTGCAGGAATGGCAGCGCATAAGCAACGTTGACCGGATGATCTACTACAAGATAGCGGAAAA GGTGGCCTGTGCCTCCGTCACCCCCCGGTTCATGGAATTTGAGGCCGAGGATGAGATGCAGATTCAGAAGTGGCAGTGGATGCAGTGCGCGCAGGAcctgcctcctccagccccaccgAAGCTGGATCCTCGGGGGCCCCCAGCCCCGAAAGTGGGCCTTCAGCCAG CATGTGCtcccaggatgtccggccccagggcccagccctcccgcccaaagccacacagctccCAGCAGCCCCCGGAGCCCAAGGCATCCAAGGAGATTCCCCCCGAGGCTGTGAGGGAGTATATGGACATCATGGATGCACTGGTGGGGCCCGTCCACTCAGCCACAGGCGAGTCAGATGTGGAAGGTGGAGAGGACGGAAATGAGCTGAAGCAGGAAGAGGACGGCATCTACTCGGACCCGGGCCTCTTGAGCTACATTGACAAGCTGTGTTCCCAGGAGGACTTTGTCACCAAG GTGGAGGCAGTCATTCACCCTCGATTCCTGGCAGAATTGCTTTCCCCAGATGCACAGCTGGA CTTGGCCCTAGCGGAGGAGCTGGAGCAGGAGGCAGGGCTCACGCCGGAAGAA CTGGTGCAGAAACGACTCCTGGCCTTGAAAGAGGACGAGGGTGTGGGGGCAGCCCCGAGTCACGGTGCACCCGGAATGCGCTCAAGTCCTTCTGAGCCCGACGCCGGCCAAGGTGCCCAGAGGCACGACCAAGACCCCCATCCAGGGGTCAGTGATGAAGCCTGCCCACCAGAGATTGATTCTGAGGCTCCTCATAGGCTCATCCAAACAGACACTGGCCTGTGCAGGCCCAAAGCCTTTGTTCCCTCTCGAGGACGTCAGGAGGTCTCTCCATTCCGGGCCGgaccgccctcccctccccagggtcaAAGGCGCACTGCCCCTCTACGGGGACCCAGGGACGCGTCTGTTCTCAGAGAGGCCTCTCCTGTTCGGGAGGCCCGAGGGCCCAGGGACGGGTCCGGTGAGGACGAGGAGGAGCTCCCCAGCCTGGCCTTCCTGTTCGGCTCTCTGCAGAGCCTGCTGCCTGGCTGGGTGTCCCAGAGTCCTGCCCATGCCTCAGGCCTGGCCTCCCCTGGAGGTTGGACGGCCCGGAGTGCTCCCCACGCCCCCTCCCGTCAGAGAAGAGGCCTCAGCCCAGCTCCACCAGCCGCTCTCAAGTCGAGGAAGCGGGCTCTGTGTGGACGCCCAGCCAGTGCTGAGAAGCTGCCCATCCCTGGGGCTGGCCTCGGGGTGTCTGGGAGGCCAGCCTTGGCTCTGGGGCCGGCTCGCCCCTCACAGCCGAGAAAGAGAAAGCGTGACCCGTGTGTCACAGAGAAGActaggaagaggagaagaaacacTGCAGGCAGTAGGGAACAGCTGGGCCGGCCCTCCAGGGCGAGGCCCCAGGGCGACCCCCGGGGGAGCCTAGGGGCTTCTCGTCATCCCAGTGCTGACCCTGGATga